The following proteins come from a genomic window of Eisenibacter elegans DSM 3317:
- the mrdA gene encoding penicillin-binding protein 2 has product MNNESRRWVIVGLFFLVGAIFLMRLFSLQVLDERYRLKADQNAIQKMVIYPHRGLVYDRYGKLLVANEPNFDIMVLPKEVRYLDTAALCDLFQISKKEFLEKMKRASLSPRRPTTFISQLSQTEFAEIQDKLINFPGFFVDFKTIRSYPHSSLAHVLGYTGEISKSKLQQDSGRYYKPGDIIGISGLEASYEEELRGRVGVKYLFVDVNGATKGAYQGGRYDTLAQAGKDLVTTIDLELQQYAEALMANKRGSIVAIEPSTGEVLAMVSAPSYDPNLLVGNKYSKNYTKLVNAEDQPLFNRPVMAVYPPGSTFKVVQALVGLQEGVLQPETRLSCDQGLVKCHGHPSPANVHQSIQYSCNPYYFKVLRRIIYQNKIVRTTDSTWRELPDGDGKIGFERWTEYMQRFGLGTQIGLDLANTKTGFIPDFNFYNRKHGEGKWQFSNIYSLGIGQGEMSILPVQMANVAAIIANKGHYYPPHLVKSIGRDSTKRPEYLQKRETGIDIAHYELVIGGMRDAVRAGTVAFTGSIPDIEICGKTGTAQNPHGEDHSIYIAFAPRDNPKIAISVYVENAGFGGVVAAPIASLVIEKYLKRKVERKHVEEQMMAASFTQNIITRYTKPKPEQLLGPAPRRSFRSEDSDPEQQSAPTEQPDNTTTRRLDLRKPEHQHEGHHHPALYHTTGQ; this is encoded by the coding sequence ATGAATAATGAGTCAAGACGTTGGGTGATTGTTGGTTTGTTTTTCTTGGTAGGTGCTATATTCTTAATGCGTCTTTTCAGCCTACAAGTGCTGGATGAGCGCTACCGACTCAAAGCAGACCAAAACGCCATTCAGAAGATGGTGATTTATCCACATCGCGGGCTGGTATATGACCGCTATGGCAAGCTCTTGGTGGCCAATGAGCCCAACTTCGATATTATGGTCTTGCCCAAGGAGGTGCGCTACCTCGATACGGCGGCCTTGTGTGACTTATTTCAGATTTCGAAGAAAGAATTTTTGGAAAAAATGAAGCGGGCAAGTCTTTCTCCCCGCCGCCCTACTACCTTTATCAGCCAACTTTCGCAGACAGAGTTTGCCGAAATTCAGGACAAACTCATCAATTTTCCAGGTTTTTTTGTTGATTTCAAGACCATCCGCTCTTATCCTCACAGTAGTTTGGCGCACGTATTGGGCTACACCGGCGAAATCAGCAAGAGCAAACTACAACAAGACTCAGGGCGCTACTACAAGCCCGGCGACATTATCGGCATCAGCGGCTTGGAGGCATCCTATGAGGAGGAGCTACGCGGGCGTGTGGGCGTGAAATACCTCTTTGTAGATGTCAATGGGGCTACCAAAGGGGCTTATCAAGGAGGGCGCTATGACACCTTGGCTCAAGCCGGCAAAGACCTTGTAACGACCATAGACCTAGAGCTACAACAGTATGCAGAGGCGCTGATGGCCAACAAACGTGGCAGTATTGTGGCCATAGAACCGTCTACGGGTGAGGTACTGGCGATGGTCTCGGCTCCAAGTTATGACCCTAACTTGCTGGTGGGCAACAAATACTCAAAAAACTATACCAAGTTGGTCAATGCAGAAGACCAACCGCTCTTCAACCGCCCTGTGATGGCCGTATACCCGCCGGGGTCTACATTCAAAGTAGTACAGGCCTTGGTAGGCCTGCAAGAGGGAGTATTACAGCCCGAAACACGCCTGAGCTGCGACCAAGGCTTGGTAAAATGCCACGGACACCCCTCACCGGCCAACGTACACCAGTCGATTCAATACTCGTGTAACCCTTATTATTTCAAGGTATTGCGCCGTATTATCTATCAGAACAAGATTGTCCGAACTACTGACAGTACTTGGCGCGAACTTCCCGACGGTGACGGTAAGATAGGCTTTGAGCGTTGGACAGAATATATGCAGCGCTTTGGGTTGGGTACACAGATAGGCTTGGATTTGGCCAACACCAAAACCGGGTTTATCCCTGACTTCAACTTCTATAACCGCAAACACGGCGAAGGGAAGTGGCAGTTTAGCAATATATACTCGCTGGGGATAGGGCAAGGCGAGATGTCAATCTTGCCTGTACAGATGGCCAATGTGGCTGCCATTATTGCCAACAAAGGGCATTATTACCCCCCACACTTGGTCAAATCTATCGGGCGCGACAGTACCAAACGCCCCGAATATCTCCAAAAACGCGAAACGGGCATCGATATAGCCCACTACGAATTGGTCATTGGCGGTATGCGCGATGCCGTCAGGGCGGGTACTGTAGCGTTCACGGGCAGTATTCCTGATATCGAAATTTGTGGTAAAACAGGGACTGCCCAAAACCCTCACGGCGAAGACCACTCGATTTATATTGCCTTCGCCCCGCGTGACAATCCCAAGATTGCCATTTCGGTGTATGTAGAAAATGCCGGCTTTGGGGGGGTAGTGGCTGCACCTATCGCCAGCTTGGTCATCGAAAAATACCTCAAACGCAAAGTAGAGCGCAAACACGTAGAAGAACAAATGATGGCGGCAAGCTTTACCCAAAACATCATCACACGCTATACCAAGCCCAAGCCGGAGCAGCTCCTAGGGCCTGCACCCCGACGTTCTTTCAGAAGCGAAGACAGCGACCCCGAGCAACAAAGTGCCCCCACAGAGCAGCCCGACAATACCACTACCCGCAGGCTTGACCTCCGCAAACCCGAACATCAACACGAAGGGCATCACCACCCCGCCCTCTACCATACGACAGGCCAATAG
- the rodA gene encoding rod shape-determining protein RodA, with translation MTPKSPYLRGSFDTLTALIYVLCVCWGVLNIFAAIHQPDSVTPFFDLSLNATKQVLWIGVSLIIITVIMVIDYRTFEVAAYFVYLGAVVLLFGVLVFGSVTNNSKSWFQIGFVKIQPAEFAKLAVALALAKYLSGINIKMTNRLQLVIAEAIIWFPAGLILLQGDLGSAMVFASFALVLYREGMPHWLFFGRLILVLLFVLALIFEPIYITIGILILLLAAILLITYYFEDKIAPFTIAALVALSSIFFVFSVEYVVQNVLKGYHRDRIMVLLDPENDAARLSAAWNVNQSKIAIGSGGIWGKGFLKGTQTKFNFVPEQSTDFIFCTVGEEYGWLGSLMTVGLFMTLLYRVVMIAERQRDTFGRVYGYGVASILFFHFTINISMTIGLFPVVGIPLPFFSYGGSSLIAFSILLFILLKLDAHRVQMFKRT, from the coding sequence ATGACTCCTAAAAGCCCATACCTACGCGGTAGCTTCGACACCCTCACCGCCCTGATATATGTACTCTGTGTTTGTTGGGGCGTACTCAATATCTTTGCCGCCATCCATCAGCCTGACAGTGTTACGCCGTTTTTTGACCTCTCGCTCAACGCGACCAAACAGGTGCTGTGGATAGGGGTCTCGTTGATTATTATTACAGTGATTATGGTCATCGATTACCGCACCTTTGAGGTAGCGGCCTATTTTGTCTATTTAGGAGCCGTGGTATTGTTATTTGGCGTATTGGTTTTTGGGTCGGTTACCAACAACTCGAAGTCGTGGTTTCAGATAGGCTTTGTCAAAATTCAGCCTGCCGAATTTGCCAAACTGGCGGTAGCGCTAGCCTTAGCCAAGTACCTCAGCGGGATCAACATCAAGATGACCAACCGCCTGCAGCTCGTCATAGCAGAAGCCATTATCTGGTTTCCGGCGGGACTGATTTTGCTACAAGGCGATCTTGGTTCGGCAATGGTATTTGCGTCTTTTGCCTTGGTGTTGTATCGAGAAGGGATGCCACATTGGCTCTTCTTTGGCCGGTTGATTCTTGTGTTGCTCTTTGTCTTGGCACTTATTTTTGAGCCCATTTATATCACCATCGGCATCTTGATCTTGTTATTGGCAGCAATCCTGCTCATTACCTATTATTTTGAAGACAAAATCGCCCCCTTTACCATTGCGGCCTTGGTGGCCTTGTCTTCTATTTTCTTTGTTTTTAGTGTAGAGTATGTGGTGCAGAATGTGCTCAAAGGCTATCACCGCGACCGTATTATGGTATTGCTGGATCCCGAAAATGATGCAGCCAGACTGAGTGCGGCTTGGAATGTCAACCAATCCAAGATAGCCATCGGCTCCGGTGGTATCTGGGGCAAGGGGTTCCTAAAAGGCACACAGACTAAGTTTAACTTTGTGCCGGAGCAAAGTACCGACTTTATCTTCTGTACTGTGGGCGAAGAATATGGCTGGCTAGGCAGCCTGATGACTGTGGGGTTGTTTATGACCCTTCTCTACCGGGTAGTGATGATCGCTGAGCGCCAACGCGATACCTTTGGGCGGGTATATGGCTACGGTGTAGCCTCCATTCTGTTTTTTCACTTTACCATCAATATTTCGATGACCATCGGGCTGTTTCCTGTAGTAGGGATTCCGCTGCCGTTCTTCAGCTATGGCGGGTCCTCCCTGATTGCGTTTTCGATACTTTTGTTTATTTTGCTCAAGCTCGATGCTCATCGGGTACAGATGTTTAAGCGAACCTAA
- a CDS encoding DUF3817 domain-containing protein, giving the protein MTSTQLNALRHVALLGLIEGISFVVLLGIAMPLKYVWQIPEAVKLVGWAHGLLFVWYLGAIAWAAWQCRWPLERLSLYALSAVVPIAPFFVERALRREIKAAQQAQTHTNTISR; this is encoded by the coding sequence ATGACCTCAACACAACTCAATGCCCTGCGCCATGTTGCTCTTTTGGGGCTTATCGAAGGGATTTCTTTTGTCGTACTTTTGGGCATAGCGATGCCTCTCAAGTATGTATGGCAAATACCCGAGGCCGTAAAACTAGTAGGTTGGGCACACGGCCTGCTTTTTGTATGGTATCTGGGAGCAATTGCTTGGGCGGCTTGGCAGTGTCGATGGCCTTTGGAACGGCTATCGCTTTATGCGCTCAGCGCTGTAGTGCCTATAGCTCCCTTTTTCGTAGAGCGTGCCCTCAGGCGAGAAATAAAAGCGGCACAACAAGCCCAAACACATACCAATACTATATCTCGTTGA
- a CDS encoding DUF6089 family protein, which translates to MRILFLLFGLCLACLTTLPLQAQKRGGYANTRNPYYVEGYVTGGVSIGAMNYFGDVYSTVAHTRPGLSAFVSRKLSAHWHTRLELLWGRLLADDAAADPNTAFYARNLHFRNDVKELSLVGVYEIFPSYGRYDQRRAVRPYVFGGIALIHHNPKARIEGEWVELQPLRTEGQGQPGYAQPYSKVLLALPLGGGLTFSLGDRFDLSIETGLRFVQSDYIDDVGGRYADASELASPLAQRLHNRTLASSNRRGGERDLQALVNQYGLLTYDGRNGGSYATLNGFQPGTVRGNFQRDLYLFTTIRLAFFLDTGLKCPQFYKNRRTTY; encoded by the coding sequence ATGCGGATCCTATTTTTGCTTTTCGGTTTATGCTTGGCCTGCCTCACCACCCTGCCGCTGCAAGCCCAAAAACGTGGGGGTTATGCCAATACCCGTAACCCATATTATGTGGAGGGGTATGTAACCGGAGGTGTTTCGATAGGGGCAATGAATTATTTTGGAGATGTATACAGCACTGTAGCCCATACGCGCCCCGGCTTGAGCGCCTTTGTAAGCCGTAAACTCAGCGCCCATTGGCACACCAGGCTCGAACTACTCTGGGGAAGACTCCTAGCAGATGATGCGGCAGCCGACCCCAATACTGCTTTTTATGCGCGCAACCTACACTTTCGCAACGATGTTAAGGAGCTTTCCTTGGTCGGTGTGTATGAGATTTTCCCTAGCTATGGGCGTTATGACCAGCGACGGGCGGTAAGGCCCTATGTTTTTGGGGGGATAGCCCTCATACATCATAACCCCAAAGCCCGCATCGAAGGGGAGTGGGTAGAGCTACAGCCCCTCCGTACCGAAGGCCAAGGCCAACCTGGCTATGCCCAGCCTTATTCCAAAGTATTGCTTGCCCTTCCGTTGGGCGGAGGGCTTACCTTTAGCTTAGGAGACCGCTTTGACCTCTCTATCGAAACGGGGCTGCGCTTTGTACAGTCTGACTATATCGATGATGTAGGAGGACGCTATGCGGATGCTTCAGAGCTGGCTAGCCCCTTGGCACAAAGGCTTCATAACCGAACCCTAGCGTCTAGCAATCGGCGTGGTGGGGAGCGAGATCTACAGGCCTTGGTAAACCAATATGGATTGCTTACTTATGATGGGCGGAATGGTGGTAGCTATGCTACACTCAACGGGTTTCAGCCCGGCACAGTACGTGGGAATTTCCAACGAGACCTGTATCTCTTTACCACTATAAGGCTGGCATTTTTCTTGGATACAGGGCTGAAATGCCCACAGTTTTACAAAAACCGACGTACGACCTATTAA